TGTGCGGGGCGCCGTGAGGTGCCGGGATCGAAGCCTGTGCTCGGGCGTGTCGTGCCATCCCTGGGCTCAGAGGAAGTTCATTTTGGACGGGAAGCTTTCTCCTCCCGGCCCCTGCCGCGGGACTGAGCAGCCCTGgtcttccccaccctcctctccccgcaGGCAGTTCCTGAACCGGGATGACATCGGCATCATCCTCATCAACCAGTACATCGCCGAGATGGTGCGGCACGCACTGGACGCGCACCAGCGCTCCATCCCCGCTGTGCTCGAGATCCCGTCCAAGGAGCACCCTTACGACGCGGCCAAGGACTCCATCCTGCGCAGGGCCCGGGGCATGTTCACGGCCGAGGACCTGCGCTAGGGGCTCCCCGCGGCtcgcccaccctccctcctcccggccACCGGCCTCTGGCTTCCAcgtccctgccctccctgctccaccgagagaccagatggggtgcctgcAGGTTTCTGGGGGCGGCGCTGCCATTAAAATCCAGGCTACTGAGGGACGGGAGgcctgtcttctctctccctccctcctctccgtGCTCTTGGCTCACTGTCAGCCTTGATGTGAAATCACTGTCTTTGTGCCGCTCTGAACTCAGGCTGGGTGCTGGAAAGGCCCGTGCGGGCAGGAGGGGGCTGTGGCGGCCCCCAGATGGTCAGCActgggctagagggatagcacagccggAAAGCTGTTTGCATTGTGTGTGgccgatccccgacatcccatatggtcccccaaacccctccagaagagatccctgatccattgtggcccaaaccctcacccccaccaccaaaaacaatcTGAGCAGGGTTGGACCCAAGCAGAGAAGCGGTGGGCCAGGAAGGTGGGGGCCCTTGCTCAAGGATCCTTCCCCTaaagcagagaggagggagggctagagtgatagcacatcaagggaaggtgtttgccttgcacgtggctgacatgggttcgattcccagcattccatatggtcccctgagcaccggagtacttcctgagtacagagccaggagtaacccctgtgcatcgccgggtgtgacccaaaaagcaaaaaaaaaaaaaaagggagagaggaaggagtatgggggcagggcag
The nucleotide sequence above comes from Sorex araneus isolate mSorAra2 chromosome 1, mSorAra2.pri, whole genome shotgun sequence. Encoded proteins:
- the ATP6V1F gene encoding V-type proton ATPase subunit F is translated as MAGRGKLIAVIGDEDTVTGFLLGGIGELNKNRHPNFLVVEKDTTINEIEDTFRQFLNRDDIGIILINQYIAEMVRHALDAHQRSIPAVLEIPSKEHPYDAAKDSILRRARGMFTAEDLR